The proteins below are encoded in one region of Pectinophora gossypiella chromosome 26, ilPecGoss1.1, whole genome shotgun sequence:
- the LOC126378326 gene encoding mucin-2-like isoform X11, with product MAIFFFLLLFGLSSASYLPNGCPEDPHIHLLLPHETDCTKFYYCVHGEKHLRQCSGGLYFDPVYQVCNWPQNVDCQPTHVTTESVTTTENEVATTEKTTDTTTNYLTTTESSVTTDRNEESTEIITPEQPTAEPTTKESTTVEPTTEESTTVEPTTKESTTVEPTTENPTTVEPTTEESTTEQSTTVEPTTEESTTVEPTTAEPSTEESTTVEPTTEESTTVEPTTENPTTVEPTTEESTTEQSTTVEPTTEESPTEEPTTVEPTTATTEMTIDSEGTTIEVSTVTEPTTNESESSNESRDVESSREPALTTERTVPTTEQQPETPAICPPGFIGNVPHPERCDSYFLCSGWEPIQLFCAPGLEFDAALQICVAIAEGGCNWQNGQLTSTTTHPSTDEESTTTITEEETTTEPATELTTETTVPTTEQQPETPTICPPGFVGNVPHPERCDSYFLCSGWESIQLFCAPGLEFDATLQICVAIAEGGCNWQNGQLTSTTIHPSTDEESTTRTTEEQTVSTTESQTTSEAPVTDLTTETTLSTTEGPITITTDVPTTVTIEEQTLSTTESQATTDEPATELTTEDKESTTEKQPETSAICPPGFIGNVPHPERCDSYFLCSGWEPIQLFCAPGLEFDAALQTCVAIAEGGCNWQNGQLTSTTAEPSTDGDLTTTEFTSEVSTTTTDEQTVSTTESQTATEVSVTETTITTITEDLTTTTEEPETITTTTKDTTITTEVSTTITDEQTATNTDSVGTSTELSTEKTVTTTEQQPETPAICPPGFIGNVPHPERCDSYFLCSGWEPIQLFCAPGLEFDAALQTCVAIAEGGCNWQNGQLTSTTAEPSTDGDLTTTEFTSEVSTITTDKQTVATTESQTEDSVTETTEETTDDITTITENLTTTTEEPETITTTTKDTTITTEESTTITDEQTESTTESVEISTELSTEKTVTTTEQQPETPAVCPPGFIGNVPHPERCDSYFLCSGWEPIQLFCAPGLEFDATLQTCVAIVEGGCNWQNGQLTSTTAEPSTDGDLTTTEFTSEVFTITTDEQTVATTESQPATEESVTETTDDITTVTEDLTTTTEEPGTITTTTKDTTITTEESTTTITDKQTESTTESVEISTTLSTETTEQQPETPAVCPPGFIGNVPHPERCDSYFLCSGWEPIQLFCAPGLEFDAALQTCVAIAEGGCNWQNGQLTSTTAEPSTDGDLTTTEFTSEVSTITDEQTVSTTESQTATEVTVTETTEETTDDLTTITKDLTTTEEPGTITTTTKDTTITTEESTTTITDKQTESTTESVDISTELSTETTVTTTEQQPETPAICPPGFVGNVPHPERCDSYFLCSGWEPIQLFCAPGLEFDAALQTCVAIAEGGCNWQNGQLTSTTAEPSTDGDLTTTEFTSEVSTITTDEQTVATTEFEITMDPTEQTIEDSTATAEGGITTSNSPTTVELTTVTEELEAEPLCPEGFIGSVPHPDRCDSYYMCTGWTPIQLFCLPGQEFDPVLSQCVVIAEDGCTSRLTNEVVNKQETRSQIHKGDVDRNDLNRKADGSRATAEFANRIARTELCPLGFEGRIATPEGKSFYLCSGGNAIELLCPVESKFDPVTGKCIYKNYEKRMRS from the exons atgg CGATATTCTTCTTTCTACTGCTGTTCGGTTTGTCATCCGCCTCCTACCTCCCGAACGGCTGCCCGGAAGACCCTCACATCCACCTGCTGCTCCCCCACGAGACTGACTGCACCAAGTTCTACTACTGCGTTCACGGCGAGAAACACCTTCGACAATGTAGCGGGGGGCTGTACTTCGATCCTGTTTATCAG GTTTGCAACTGGCCTCAAAATGTAGACTGCCAACCGACACACGTAACAACAGAGTCGGTTACAACAACAGAAAATGAAGTAGCAACTACAGAAAAAACAACAGACACAACAACAAATTATCTGACGACCACCGAAAGTTCGGTTACAACAGATAGAAATGAGGAAAGCACTGAAATAATAACACCAGAACAACCAACAGCAGAACCAACAACCAAGGAATCAACAACAGTAGAACCAACAACCGAAGAATCAACAACAGTAGAACCGACAACCAAGGAATCAACAACAGTTGAACCAACAACAGAAAATCCTACAACAGTAGAACCAACAACCGAGGAATCAACAACCGAGCAATCAACAACAGTAGAACCCACAACCGAGGAATCAACAACAGTAGAACCAACAACAGCAGAACCATCAACCGAAGAATCAACAACAGTAGAACCGACAACCGAGGAATCAACAACAGTTGAACCAACAACAGAAAATCCTACAACAGTAGAACCAACAACCGAGGAATCAACAACCGAGCAATCAACAACAGTAGAACCAACAACCGAGGAATCACCAACCGAGGAACCAACAACAGTTGAACCAACTACAGCTACTACTGAAATGACAATTGATTCTGAAGGAACAACTATAGAAGTGTCAACTGTAACAGAACCTACCACGAATGAGAGTGAAAGTTCAAATGAAAGTAGAGACGTCGAAAGTTCCCGAGAACCAGCATTAACAACAGAAAGAACAGTACCGACAACAGAACAACAGCCCGAGACCCCCGCTATCTGTCCTCCAGGGTTCATCGGCAACGTGCCGCATCCTGAGCGATGTGACTCATACTTCTTGTGTTCAGGATGGGAGCCCATACAGCTGTTCTGTGCGCCGGGACTTGAGTTCGATGCTGCGTTACAA ATATGCGTAGCAATAGCGGAAGGAGGCTGTAACTGGCAGAACGGTCAACTAACGTCAACAACGACTCATCCGTCAACTGACGAAgaatcaacaacaacaataacagAAGAAGAAACAACGACAGAGCCAGCAACAGAGCTAACAACAGAAACAACAGTGCCGACAACAGAACAACAGCCCGAGACCCCCACTATCTGTCCTCCAGGGTTTGTCGGCAACGTGCCGCATCCGGAGCGATGTGACTCGTACTTCTTGTGTTCAGGATGGGAGTCCATACAGCTGTTCTGCGCGCCGGGACTAGAGTTCGATGCTACGTTACAA aTATGCGTAGCAATAGCGGAAGGAGGATGTAACTGGCAGAACGGTCAACTAACGTCAACAACGATTCATCCGTCAACTGACGAAGAATCGACAACAAGAACAACAGAAGAACAAACAGTGTCCACTACTGAATCACAAACTACAAGCGAGGCCCCAGTGACAGACCTAACAACAGAAACAACTCTGTCGACAACAGAAGGACCGATAACAATAACAACAGATGTACCAACAACAGTAACAATAGAAGAACAAACATTATCCACCACTGAATCACAAGCAACAACAGATGAGCCAGCAACAGAGCTAACAACAGAAGACAAAGAATCGACAACAGAAAAACAGCCTGAGACCTCCGCTATCTGTCCTCCAGGGTTCATCGGCAACGTGCCGCATCCTGAGCGATGTGACTCGTACTTCTTGTGTTCAGGATGGGAGCCCATACAGCTGTTCTGTGCGCCGGGACTAGAGTTCGATGCTGCGTTACAA ACATGCGTAGCAATAGCGGAAGGAGGTTGCAACTGGCAGAACGGTCAATTGACGTCAACCACTGCTGAACCTTCAACTGACGGAGATTTGACGACGACAGAATTTACATCGGAAGtatctactactactactgATGAACAAACAGTATCAACCACTGAATCACAAACAGCAACAGAAGTATCAGTAACCGAAACAACAATTACCACTATAACAGAAGATCTAACAACCACAACAGAAGAACCAGAAACCATAACTACCACAACAAAAGATACAACTATAACAACAGAAGTATCAACAACAATTACTGATGAACAGACAGCAACAAACACTGATTCTGTAGGGACATCCACAGAGCTATCAACAGAAAAAACAGTAACTACAACAGAACAACAGCCCGAGACCCCCGCTATCTGTCCGCCAGGGTTCATTGGCAACGTGCCGCATCCGGAGCGATGTGACTCGTACTTCTTGTGTTCAGGGTGGGAGCCCATACAGCTGTTCTGTGCGCCGGGACTTGAGTTCGATGCTGCGTTACAA ACATGCGTTGCAATAGCGGAAGGAGGTTGCAACTGGCAGAACGGTCAATTGACGTCAACCACTGCTGAACCTTCAACTGACGGAGATTTGACGACGACAGAATTTACATCGGAAGTGTCTACTATTACTACTGATAAACAAACTGTAGCAACCACTGAATCGCAAACAGAAGACTCAGTAACCGAAACAACAGAAGAAACCACTGATGATATAACCACTATAACAGAAAATCTAACAACCACAACAGAAGAACCAGAAACCATAACTACCACAACAAAAGATACAACTATAACAACAGAAGAATCAACAACAATTACTGATGAACAAACAGAATCAACCACTGAATCTGTAGAGATATCGACAGAGCTCTCAACAGAAAAAACAGTAACTACAACAGAACAACAGCCTGAGACCCCCGCTGTCTGTCCTCCAGGGTTCATCGGCAACGTGCCGCATCCGGAGCGATGTGACTCGTACTTCTTGTGTTCAGGATGGGAGCCCATACAGCTGTTCTGTGCGCCTGGACTAGAGTTTGATGCCACACTACAA ACATGCGTTGCAATAGTGGAAGGAGGTTGTAACTGGCAGAACGGTCAATTGACGTCAACCACTGCTGAACCTTCAACTGACGGAGATTTGACGACGACAGAATTTACATCGGAAGTGTTTACTATTACTACTGACGAACAAACTGTAGCAACTACTGAATCGCAACCAGCAACAGAAGAATCAGTAACCGAAACCACTGATGATATAACCACTGTAACAGAAGATCTTACAACCACAACAGAAGAACCAGGAACCATAACTACCACAACAAAAGATACAACTATAACAACAGAAgaatcaacaacaacaataactgATAAACAAACAGAATCAACCACTGAATCCGTAGAGATATCGACAACGCTATCAACAGAAACAACAGAACAACAGCCCGAGACCCCCGCTGTCTGTCCTCCAGGGTTCATCGGCAACGTGCCCCATCCGGAGCGATGTGACTCGTACTTCTTGTGTTCAGGATGGGAGCCCATACAGCTGTTCTGTGCGCCGGGACTTGAGTTCGATGCAGCGTTACAA ACATGCGTTGCAATAGCGGAAGGAGGTTGCAACTGGCAGAACGGTCAACTGACGTCAACCACTGCTGAACCTTCAACTGACGGAGATTTGACGACGACAGAATTTACATCGGAAGTATCTACTATTACTGATGAACAAACAGTATCAACCACTGAATCGCAAACAGCAACAGAAGTAACAGTAACCGAAACAACAGAAGAAACCACTGATGATTTAACCACTATAACAAAAGATCTTACAACCACAGAAGAACCAGGAACCATAACTACCACAACAAAAGATACAACTATAACAACAGAAgaatcaacaacaacaataactgATAAACAAACAGAATCGACCACTGAATCCGTAGATATATCGACAGAGCTATCGACAGAAACAACAGTAACTACAACAGAACAACAGCCCGAGACCCCCGCTATCTGTCCTCCAGGGTTCGTCGGCAACGTGCCGCATCCGGAGCGATGTGACTCGTACTTCTTGTGTTCAGGGTGGGAGCCCATACAGCTGTTCTGTGCGCCGGGACTAGAGTTTGATGCTGCGTTACAA ACATGCGTTGCAATAGCGGAAGGAGGTTGCAACTGGCAGAACGGTCAATTGACGTCAACCACTGCTGAACCTTCAACTGACGGAGATTTGACTACGACAGAATTTACATCGGAAGTGTCTACTATTACTACTGATGAACAAACTGTAGCaaccactgaatttgaaataacaaTGGATCCAACAGAACAAACAATAGAAGATTCAACCGCGACAGCAGAAGGAGGTATAACAACCAGTAATTCACCAACAACAGTGGAATTGACAACAGTAACAGAGGAACTAGAAGCCGAGCCGTTGTGCCCCGAAGGGTTTATTGGATCAGTACCACATCCAGATAGGTGTGATTCGTACTATATGTGCACTGGTTGGACGCCGATACAGCTCTTCTGTTTGCCTGGACAAGAGTTCGACCCTGTTTTAAGT CAATGTGTTGTAATAGCCGAGGATGGATGTACATCCCGTCTAACAAATGAAGTTGTCAACAAACAAGAAACCAGGAGTCAGATTCATAAAGGGGATGTCGACAGAAATGACTTGAACCGAAAAGCTGATGGAAGTCGAGCTACTGCTGAGTTTGCGAATAGAATTGCGAGAACTGAATTATGCCCCTTGGGATTTGAGGGTCGCATAGCGACTCCAGAGGGGAAATCCTTTTACCTTTGTTCAGGGGGCAATGCTATAGAACTGCTTTGCCCAGTTGAATCGAAATTCGATCCTGTAACTGGG aaatgcATTTACAAGAACTATGAAAAACGGATGCGAAGCTAG
- the LOC126378326 gene encoding uncharacterized protein LOC126378326 isoform X10, whose protein sequence is MAIFFFLLLFGLSSASYLPNGCPEDPHIHLLLPHETDCTKFYYCVHGEKHLRQCSGGLYFDPVYQVCNWPQNVDCQPTHVTTESVTTTENEVATTEKTTDTTTNYLTTTESSVTTDRNEESTEIITPEQPTAEPTTKESTTVEPTTEESTTVEPTTKESTTVEPTTENPTTVEPTTEESTTEQSTTVEPTTEESTTVEPTTAEPSTEESTTVEPTTEESTTVEPTTENPTTVEPTTEESTTEQSTTVEPTTEESPTEEPTTVEPTTATTEMTIDSEGTTIEVSTVTEPTTNESESSNESRDVESSREPALTTERTVPTTEQQPETPAICPPGFIGNVPHPERCDSYFLCSGWEPIQLFCAPGLEFDAALQICVAIAEGGCNWQNGQLTSTTTHTTTEQESTTTTTEDQTVPTTETTTASEAPVTGLTTETTLSTTEQQPETPAICPPGFIGNVPHPERCDSYFLCSGWEPIQLFCAPGLEFDADLQICVAIAEGGCNWQNGQLTSTTIHPSTDEESTTRTTEEQTVSTTESQTTSEAPVTDLTTETTLSTTEGPITITTDVPTTVTIEEQTLSTTESQATTDEPATELTTEDKESTTEKQPETSAICPPGFIGNVPHPERCDSYFLCSGWEPIQLFCAPGLEFDAALQTCVAIAEGGCNWQNGQLTSTTAEPSTDGDLTTTEFTSEVSTTTTDEQTVSTTESQTATEVSVTETTITTITEDLTTTTEEPETITTTTKDTTITTEVSTTITDEQTATNTDSVGTSTELSTEKTVTTTEQQPETPAICPPGFIGNVPHPERCDSYFLCSGWEPIQLFCAPGLEFDAALQTCVAIAEGGCNWQNGQLTSTTAEPSTDGDLTTTEFTSEVSTITTDKQTVATTESQTEDSVTETTEETTDDITTITENLTTTTEEPETITTTTKDTTITTEESTTITDEQTESTTESVEISTELSTEKTVTTTEQQPETPAVCPPGFIGNVPHPERCDSYFLCSGWEPIQLFCAPGLEFDATLQTCVAIVEGGCNWQNGQLTSTTAEPSTDGDLTTTEFTSEVFTITTDEQTVATTESQPATEESVTETTDDITTVTEDLTTTTEEPGTITTTTKDTTITTEESTTTITDKQTESTTESVEISTTLSTETTEQQPETPAVCPPGFIGNVPHPERCDSYFLCSGWEPIQLFCAPGLEFDAALQTCVAIAEGGCNWQNGQLTSTTAEPSTDGDLTTTEFTSEVSTITDEQTVSTTESQTATEVTVTETTEETTDDLTTITKDLTTTEEPGTITTTTKDTTITTEESTTTITDKQTESTTESVDISTELSTETTVTTTEQQPETPAICPPGFVGNVPHPERCDSYFLCSGWEPIQLFCAPGLEFDAALQTCVAIAEGGCNWQNGQLTSTTAEPSTDGDLTTTEFTSEVSTITTDEQTVATTEFEITMDPTEQTIEDSTATAEGGITTSNSPTTVELTTVTEELEAEPLCPEGFIGSVPHPDRCDSYYMCTGWTPIQLFCLPGQEFDPVLSQCVVIAEDGCTSRLTNEVVNKQETRSQIHKGDVDRNDLNRKADGSRATAEFANRIARTELCPLGFEGRIATPEGKSFYLCSGGNAIELLCPVESKFDPVTGKCIYKNYEKRMRS, encoded by the exons atgg CGATATTCTTCTTTCTACTGCTGTTCGGTTTGTCATCCGCCTCCTACCTCCCGAACGGCTGCCCGGAAGACCCTCACATCCACCTGCTGCTCCCCCACGAGACTGACTGCACCAAGTTCTACTACTGCGTTCACGGCGAGAAACACCTTCGACAATGTAGCGGGGGGCTGTACTTCGATCCTGTTTATCAG GTTTGCAACTGGCCTCAAAATGTAGACTGCCAACCGACACACGTAACAACAGAGTCGGTTACAACAACAGAAAATGAAGTAGCAACTACAGAAAAAACAACAGACACAACAACAAATTATCTGACGACCACCGAAAGTTCGGTTACAACAGATAGAAATGAGGAAAGCACTGAAATAATAACACCAGAACAACCAACAGCAGAACCAACAACCAAGGAATCAACAACAGTAGAACCAACAACCGAAGAATCAACAACAGTAGAACCGACAACCAAGGAATCAACAACAGTTGAACCAACAACAGAAAATCCTACAACAGTAGAACCAACAACCGAGGAATCAACAACCGAGCAATCAACAACAGTAGAACCCACAACCGAGGAATCAACAACAGTAGAACCAACAACAGCAGAACCATCAACCGAAGAATCAACAACAGTAGAACCGACAACCGAGGAATCAACAACAGTTGAACCAACAACAGAAAATCCTACAACAGTAGAACCAACAACCGAGGAATCAACAACCGAGCAATCAACAACAGTAGAACCAACAACCGAGGAATCACCAACCGAGGAACCAACAACAGTTGAACCAACTACAGCTACTACTGAAATGACAATTGATTCTGAAGGAACAACTATAGAAGTGTCAACTGTAACAGAACCTACCACGAATGAGAGTGAAAGTTCAAATGAAAGTAGAGACGTCGAAAGTTCCCGAGAACCAGCATTAACAACAGAAAGAACAGTACCGACAACAGAACAACAGCCCGAGACCCCCGCTATCTGTCCTCCAGGGTTCATCGGCAACGTGCCGCATCCTGAGCGATGTGACTCATACTTCTTGTGTTCAGGATGGGAGCCCATACAGCTGTTCTGTGCGCCGGGACTTGAGTTCGATGCTGCGTTACAA ATATGCGTAGCAATAGCGGAAGGAGGATGTAACTGGCAGAATGGTCAACTAACGTCGACAACAACTCATACTACAACTGAACAAGAAtcgacaacaacaacaacagaagaTCAAACAGTACCCACCACTGAAACAACAACTGCAAGCGAGGCCCCAGTGACAGGGCTAACAACAGAAACAACTCTGTCAACAACAGAACAACAGCCCGAGACCCCCGCTATCTGTCCTCCAGGGTTCATCGGCAACGTGCCGCATCCGGAGCGATGTGACTCGTACTTCTTGTGTTCAGGATGGGAGCCCATACAGCTGTTCTGTGCGCCGGGACTAGAGTTTGATGCTGACCTACAA aTATGCGTAGCAATAGCGGAAGGAGGATGTAACTGGCAGAACGGTCAACTAACGTCAACAACGATTCATCCGTCAACTGACGAAGAATCGACAACAAGAACAACAGAAGAACAAACAGTGTCCACTACTGAATCACAAACTACAAGCGAGGCCCCAGTGACAGACCTAACAACAGAAACAACTCTGTCGACAACAGAAGGACCGATAACAATAACAACAGATGTACCAACAACAGTAACAATAGAAGAACAAACATTATCCACCACTGAATCACAAGCAACAACAGATGAGCCAGCAACAGAGCTAACAACAGAAGACAAAGAATCGACAACAGAAAAACAGCCTGAGACCTCCGCTATCTGTCCTCCAGGGTTCATCGGCAACGTGCCGCATCCTGAGCGATGTGACTCGTACTTCTTGTGTTCAGGATGGGAGCCCATACAGCTGTTCTGTGCGCCGGGACTAGAGTTCGATGCTGCGTTACAA ACATGCGTAGCAATAGCGGAAGGAGGTTGCAACTGGCAGAACGGTCAATTGACGTCAACCACTGCTGAACCTTCAACTGACGGAGATTTGACGACGACAGAATTTACATCGGAAGtatctactactactactgATGAACAAACAGTATCAACCACTGAATCACAAACAGCAACAGAAGTATCAGTAACCGAAACAACAATTACCACTATAACAGAAGATCTAACAACCACAACAGAAGAACCAGAAACCATAACTACCACAACAAAAGATACAACTATAACAACAGAAGTATCAACAACAATTACTGATGAACAGACAGCAACAAACACTGATTCTGTAGGGACATCCACAGAGCTATCAACAGAAAAAACAGTAACTACAACAGAACAACAGCCCGAGACCCCCGCTATCTGTCCGCCAGGGTTCATTGGCAACGTGCCGCATCCGGAGCGATGTGACTCGTACTTCTTGTGTTCAGGGTGGGAGCCCATACAGCTGTTCTGTGCGCCGGGACTTGAGTTCGATGCTGCGTTACAA ACATGCGTTGCAATAGCGGAAGGAGGTTGCAACTGGCAGAACGGTCAATTGACGTCAACCACTGCTGAACCTTCAACTGACGGAGATTTGACGACGACAGAATTTACATCGGAAGTGTCTACTATTACTACTGATAAACAAACTGTAGCAACCACTGAATCGCAAACAGAAGACTCAGTAACCGAAACAACAGAAGAAACCACTGATGATATAACCACTATAACAGAAAATCTAACAACCACAACAGAAGAACCAGAAACCATAACTACCACAACAAAAGATACAACTATAACAACAGAAGAATCAACAACAATTACTGATGAACAAACAGAATCAACCACTGAATCTGTAGAGATATCGACAGAGCTCTCAACAGAAAAAACAGTAACTACAACAGAACAACAGCCTGAGACCCCCGCTGTCTGTCCTCCAGGGTTCATCGGCAACGTGCCGCATCCGGAGCGATGTGACTCGTACTTCTTGTGTTCAGGATGGGAGCCCATACAGCTGTTCTGTGCGCCTGGACTAGAGTTTGATGCCACACTACAA ACATGCGTTGCAATAGTGGAAGGAGGTTGTAACTGGCAGAACGGTCAATTGACGTCAACCACTGCTGAACCTTCAACTGACGGAGATTTGACGACGACAGAATTTACATCGGAAGTGTTTACTATTACTACTGACGAACAAACTGTAGCAACTACTGAATCGCAACCAGCAACAGAAGAATCAGTAACCGAAACCACTGATGATATAACCACTGTAACAGAAGATCTTACAACCACAACAGAAGAACCAGGAACCATAACTACCACAACAAAAGATACAACTATAACAACAGAAgaatcaacaacaacaataactgATAAACAAACAGAATCAACCACTGAATCCGTAGAGATATCGACAACGCTATCAACAGAAACAACAGAACAACAGCCCGAGACCCCCGCTGTCTGTCCTCCAGGGTTCATCGGCAACGTGCCCCATCCGGAGCGATGTGACTCGTACTTCTTGTGTTCAGGATGGGAGCCCATACAGCTGTTCTGTGCGCCGGGACTTGAGTTCGATGCAGCGTTACAA ACATGCGTTGCAATAGCGGAAGGAGGTTGCAACTGGCAGAACGGTCAACTGACGTCAACCACTGCTGAACCTTCAACTGACGGAGATTTGACGACGACAGAATTTACATCGGAAGTATCTACTATTACTGATGAACAAACAGTATCAACCACTGAATCGCAAACAGCAACAGAAGTAACAGTAACCGAAACAACAGAAGAAACCACTGATGATTTAACCACTATAACAAAAGATCTTACAACCACAGAAGAACCAGGAACCATAACTACCACAACAAAAGATACAACTATAACAACAGAAgaatcaacaacaacaataactgATAAACAAACAGAATCGACCACTGAATCCGTAGATATATCGACAGAGCTATCGACAGAAACAACAGTAACTACAACAGAACAACAGCCCGAGACCCCCGCTATCTGTCCTCCAGGGTTCGTCGGCAACGTGCCGCATCCGGAGCGATGTGACTCGTACTTCTTGTGTTCAGGGTGGGAGCCCATACAGCTGTTCTGTGCGCCGGGACTAGAGTTTGATGCTGCGTTACAA ACATGCGTTGCAATAGCGGAAGGAGGTTGCAACTGGCAGAACGGTCAATTGACGTCAACCACTGCTGAACCTTCAACTGACGGAGATTTGACTACGACAGAATTTACATCGGAAGTGTCTACTATTACTACTGATGAACAAACTGTAGCaaccactgaatttgaaataacaaTGGATCCAACAGAACAAACAATAGAAGATTCAACCGCGACAGCAGAAGGAGGTATAACAACCAGTAATTCACCAACAACAGTGGAATTGACAACAGTAACAGAGGAACTAGAAGCCGAGCCGTTGTGCCCCGAAGGGTTTATTGGATCAGTACCACATCCAGATAGGTGTGATTCGTACTATATGTGCACTGGTTGGACGCCGATACAGCTCTTCTGTTTGCCTGGACAAGAGTTCGACCCTGTTTTAAGT CAATGTGTTGTAATAGCCGAGGATGGATGTACATCCCGTCTAACAAATGAAGTTGTCAACAAACAAGAAACCAGGAGTCAGATTCATAAAGGGGATGTCGACAGAAATGACTTGAACCGAAAAGCTGATGGAAGTCGAGCTACTGCTGAGTTTGCGAATAGAATTGCGAGAACTGAATTATGCCCCTTGGGATTTGAGGGTCGCATAGCGACTCCAGAGGGGAAATCCTTTTACCTTTGTTCAGGGGGCAATGCTATAGAACTGCTTTGCCCAGTTGAATCGAAATTCGATCCTGTAACTGGG aaatgcATTTACAAGAACTATGAAAAACGGATGCGAAGCTAG